The segment CCTGACAGAGATCCATCTGAAAGTCAGCCGAGGAAGAACTCACCTGGTTTCTAGGTCATTGGGAATGCAGCGACCATGTATGACTGTGCCCTGGGAATAGAACAGACAAAGGCAGGCACAAAGTTGAAATTGGTTTCCATGGCCCTTCAGAATAAGCAGCAGAGTCAATGACTGTAGGTTAGCAGAAACATTTGCAGACTGGCAGGGCCTTTGCAGACTTGAAGCTGCATAGATGTCTTTGGGCCGGATAGGGTCCTTAGTAGCAATTTGTATTGTTCTGTAACAAATGTATATACATATTTGTGCTCCCCCTGACTGCATCTGGTTTCCATTGCTCATAGCTGGGACTAAAATAGAACCTATTTTCATAGTAGAAGTGGTGCTACTATTAAGTTTTGTTTCTGATAGGTTGAACAAATTCAATGGAGAAAGAACAGCAGAATTTAGTTTCACACTATGCTGATTTTTAAAGCTGGCTCAGTTGGCACAGTTTTGCTTCGAGTagaaatggggaataactaaATTTCTGAAGCACGGAGGGAGAATCAAAcatctttctaaaaatatatgcACCAAATTACACCCCTTTCAAAGCTAGTTCAAGCtccatgtttaaataaaaatgggtCTTATGCAGTGAAgaactgccaaaatcttaacaacgggttcccacctcaccccacaagggggtcgttgcccacctcCGCCCCCcaagactcctgccccatccaacccccccgtgttccttgacgcccccgccccaggacccctgccccatccacccccctcccctgtctgcccccagaaccaggcaggagggtctcgtgggccaccgtagtgggtgcccaccccacccctaagagccagaggcacctgccagggagggcaaggagggggggggagtcccagcggtgcttacctggggcagctcccaggaagcatccagcaggtccctctggctcctaggggcaggggagcatagcttggggggggagcagggggagcagccgctccccccactgatcacatcaaaagtggcgccttaggcgccgactccacggggaaaatttggtgggtgcagagcacccaccagcagccccccaccccgcactcggccccagctcacctccgtctCCTCCCCGAAcccaccgccccactctgcttctccgccccctcccctggcttcccgcaaatcagctgttcagcgggaagctggggaggacTGAGCAGCAAgccgcggcttcctgctcaggccgagggtggcggaggtgagctggggcggggagcggttcccctgcgccgccgccccctccccccggttacctgctgcggtgcaggcggccctcctcgtgtccccccttccccccgccccagctcacctccgcctccctgggcctgagtgggaagccacggcttgcttctcagcccgccctggcttcccgcgcgaacagctgattcgcggtaAGCctggtggggggcggagaagcagagcggggtggcgcgttcaggagaggaggcggagtggaggtgaggtgagctggggccgggcggggagctgccggtgggtgctctgcacccactaaattttccccttgggtgctccagggctggagcacccgtggagtcggtgcctaaggcgccacttttggccggttaaatttagaagcccttttagaaccggttgtcccttgcagaacaactggttctaaaagggcttctaaatttaacaccggttctagcaaactggtgcgaaccggctccagctcacctctgGTCTTATGAGCAGTGTCTGGGCATTGGTGTTAGTAATGTAGATGGTgcctttctctgtaatgctttatATCTAAATCTTTTAAAGAGTTAAGCGTAGTAGTTATTGTGTAAGCaaataaaacagccatttatggatcagctgctgctgttattgaagtcaatgtgaatctTTCTATTTCCATtactgggagctggatcaggtccTGTGTGCTAATTCGTAGCATGGACATTATAAAACTGGTTTTAATAAGAGCAGAAATAGTCATTAGGGCACTCAGGTTATCCCCTCATCATTTCAAGTAGTACCATGCGATCTTTAATTTCAGATTGGACAGTCAAAGCAAGGCAAAAGTGACCCCAGACACCACCTCTAATAATGCATCGCTGTCTTGTCCATAATATCATATTGTAGTGCCCACACTGGATACAAGGGTAAGCCACAGCATGGGTTTCCCTGCTATCACCTGAATACTGTATTTAGCAATAAtcagtaaatattttaatgatgaCCTACCTACGCAACCAGAACAATCTGTGCTAAAATACAATCTGAACTTCCCCTTTTATAAAGATCCTGTTTCTTTCACTTCTAGACTATCCCAGGAATTGGCCATAAGTACTACCTGCAGTTCACTACAGAAGACTACAAAAGCAGCGTAAGTTTGTAATGTAAGATGGTCCTTCCTACACAAAGTACAATACTTACCCCTAAAAATACAGCTCATTTCAATGCTTTTGTGAGTGGACCCTTCATAGGGTTTATTTGGCTCAATGCCTGAGGAGGATAATCCTGACCTGGAGCTATATTGTCCCATCAAGCTTTTAAGTCAAACTTCCTACTGATGTCAAAATCAATGGCACAGTATGGCCCTCATTATCCAAATGTATCTCCTGTGGTGTCCACGCTCCAAAATCTGAATACGTACCTGATGAATTTGTTGAAATTATAACCCTCACTGCACTTACACTCCACTGGGGACTTATCATTACTGATTTCACCATATGCATCTGGGATTCCATTACAGGCAGATCTACACCATacagaatgatttttaaaatgaatccctggctcttctctgaataaAGTCCATGTTTATGATACAGGGAAAACCTGTCCAAAAGACCTCTCTTATCAGTTAATCTCCTGTTCTGAGAGAGATGATCCCAAAGTATCCCCAAGGGTACCGTggacagctctgctcccctgtaCTAGAAGACCAGCTCTGTTAAGCAACTAATTTCTGTCTGTTGCTCAGGACAGGTCTGATTGTATTTTTTCTGAACACTGTTTACTTCAAGAGATGCAAAAGCAATAACTGATAAATCATAGGTGTTTTGCCCCAATACTCCTAACCCTATACACATCCTATATAGTTTCACATAACATGCCAACCGTATATGCTTTGCCTCAGAGATTAACACaatggagtttttttgttttgttttgaaaacatgcTGCATGCACATAAAGACATGGAGTGAAAGATAATAGCTTTGATATTTATGTTTTTAGCAAAACGTTGGGACTTGCCTTGCTACAGTGTTCTACCTGAAGAGGAAACCTCGACCTGCCGTTAATATAAACTGCACATATACCAAAGATCAGAAGCAAACCCGAGAAGATGACTACAGCTTTTACAAAAAAATGAGGCAACAAACCAAACCACTCATTGGAAATGATATTCCCGGTACATTCCCTTTCagtcattattttaaatttttgtgcTAAACAGTTTTTGTAACCACTACAAAAATCAAGCAAATATGCACAAActtcttttaaagatatttattttgacaatagcagctttaaaacaaagagattttaaaaaggggcCAACATTCCAGAAGATTTCTGAAAAAATTTGCTGGGGCTTTGCAGGATGAAGACAACATGATGGACTAGAGATATCTGTACAATTCGACGACACATAATTCTGTACAAAATTCTGCAATGAAAGACCCACTCTTTCGCTGCTTTTAGGGAAGTCATAGAGTATTAACAAGTGTCTCTTAGGCCACTGGTGTTCCCTCAACTGAGAGGAGGCACATAGGGGACTGACTAGTAGAATATTTGTATACTGGAAATAGAGTGATAATGTGCCTCAGTTATTCACCCACTCTGGATAGGCGCATCCTAACTCTGTCATCATGGAGATTGGGTTTCCCATTTCACTCTACACTGTGGGGACCCAGTGGATAATGTTGCTTGCTAAACTCAACTCCACCAGGGTCAGCCCATGCTTTTGTATTTCTATATCTACAATAAGCTTATTATCAGTTCATTACCCTCTCCATTCAATATTGCAAAACAGACATGGAGGAAAGAGTTACTTCCTGGGAATAATTCAATGTCAGTGCAAAAGTGGTTTCCGGTGTGTCTGATGTAAAAGCAGAATTATTTTTACATCACTGTCTTTTACTTCCCCTCTCAGACAGCTATGGAAATATTGAACCAGCCTTGGAGCCAGCGTGGGCTTTGGCAGTTGCTGGCAGCAGCTACCTAATGTGGGAAAAGTCAACAGAGAACTTAGGCTATTTCATGGCACAAGTCAAGAATGTGAAGCAGTGGGTAAGTGAAGCTGAAATTAAATCTGCATTACAAGGTTAACACATCATCTCACAATAAGCAATACATAACAGACCAACAATCAGGAACTCATAATCACTATCAAATATCAGATTCATACAAGATCTCAGTATCCAAAGTGAAAGTATTTCAATCAGAAATGACTTATTTTGTCCAAGAATTTATCTGAAAAATGTTAGTACAAAgtgtgagccaaatcctgcttgccttacttaTGCAAATACCTCCACTGATTTCTGTAAGACTAAACATGAGAGTGAGGATTTGACCCCGTGTTAGTATAAAGTCAGCATATTACAGTAACTCATTCCAGTTGTCTTTTGGCCTTTTAGCTAAGCTTAAGTATAATGCCAGTTGAATATTTGACCTGCCCTCTCTCAGGGGACTATATCTTGTATCTGGAGGGTATGGAATCTGTGATCTAATaggttttttccatctctaatttctatgatcaGTATGCACACTGTGTTTAGTTTTTGGTCCTGGGtgtttagggtcagattttcagaagaaaaggCTATGGGAAGGCTTCCCAAACTATGGGAAGATGAAAGATCCTTTTTTCGGTGGCACCCTCAAGTGGTTGATGAGGTAGAATTCTTGAACCTGGAGTAAGTCTTTATTGCCAAGTTAACTCAGGTGAGCAGCATCCAGCTCTGAGCATCTTGGATTCACCTAGCCCAGGTGTGATCAGCCAAACTGCAAAGCCATGTCcaagttactgtgtcctcactggtgctgcactccgCCATGTATATCACTAGGAGTTCTTGGGGCACAtgccatggttctttgtgctgaagTAAGATGAGCTGCCGTGGtgctttcccagtgaattgtgggagaaacTGTCATTCCTTCTGGTTACATGGGAGAAATTGTGGGAGCGCACTGGAGGACCATCAGCATTGGAGTGATTTAGCTGATGTCATCATTTCAAAGTGAGGTTACCAGCTCAAGTGAAAACAGCATCTGAGCTTTAACCGACAGCCCCAGCAGGGACAGCCAGCTCAGGCTGAAAACACACCACCACACTTGGGTGAGAGGGTTTTATGTGTGGATGGAGGGGAGTTAGCAGCAAACCCCAAGTTAACTCTCCAGTGGAGACATAGCCTTCAGCATCTATGGCCATAGTTAGCCATTTCAACAGGTGGTACTTGGTGCCTgcagctccagaggcaatcctggcaattacagaacAGCAAGCCTAACtccagtatcaggcaaattggttgatactatagtaaagaacagaattatcagacacatttaTTGGGGagaagtcaacacagcttttgtaaagggaaatcatgcctcaccaatctatttgGAGTCTTTAAGAGGgtcaataaacatgtggacaagagtgaccCAGTGAATacagtgtacctggactttcacaaagcctttgacaaggtccctcactaaaggctcttaagcaaggtaAGCACTCACGGGATaaaaggaaaggtcctctcatggactgttaactgattaaaagacaggaaacaaagggcaggaataaatgttcagttttcagaatggggagaggtaaatagtacTGTCCCCCAgtgatctgtactgggcccagtgctgttcaatatattcataactgatgtggaaaaaggggtaaacagtgagctggcaaaatttgcagaacatacaaaattactcatgatagttaagtccagagcagactgtgaagagttacaagaGGATCTCACAaggtgggatctaaattagcttttgCCACTCAAGAAATAGATCTTGGAGTTGTGGacagtcctctgaaaacatcagctgaacgagcagcagcagtcaaaaaagctaacagaatgtttggaaccattaggaaaaggatagataatgaaacagaaaatatcataataccattatataaatccatggtatgccttgaatactgcatacaattctggttgccccatcttaaaagagatatattagaattggaaacgatacagagaagggcaacaaaaattattaagtgTACGGAACAGCTTTCGTATGAcaagagattaaaaatactggATCTAGtcaacttggaaaagaaacaattaaGGGGGACAtgacaggtctataaaatcatgaatggcttagctaaagtgaataaggaagtgttatttactccttcacataaacacacgaaccaggggtcacccaatgaaattaataggcagcaggtttaaaacaaaccaaaggaagtatttatttacacaacacagtcaacctgtggaactcattgccagtggatgtagtgaaggccaaaactataatggtgTTCAAAAGAGAagtaaataagttcatggaggataggtccatcaacagctattagccaagatggtcagggatgcaacccctcactctgggtgtccctagcctctgactgccagaagctgcgagtgggtaacaggggatggatcactcgatgtttgcctgttctgttcattccctctgaagcaccaggcattggccactgtcagaagacaggatactgggctagatggactattgctctgacctagtatggccattatgttcttatgacaagTCATGTTTAGCATCATGTCAACTATTAAACAAAGAGCTACGTTTTACATCATGTTTTTACCACAACTCTCAACGTCATATTTCATCATGACCTAATTTGCTAGTAAAGAAAAACCTTCCTAGAGATAACTCAAGAACAATGGATCTTTGAGCTGGATAGATCTCAGGGATGGTGCAGCCCCACTGCTTTGGGAAGGTGACAAGTCTGGGGCTCAAGGGAGAGGATAGTAGGATATCCCCTACTATATGAGAGGAAGAAAGGGCAAGGCTGAAAGTCTCAAGGAGGGTTATGCTTTTGCTTAGGTGTGTGTTATATGCTGGTCTAGGAGGGGGCACAGGAAGTGATGGGAAAACACACAGATCCTGTTGGGCGTGTTCCTTAGTTCAGAGCTTGAGATGGAGAGTCCATCCATAGCTGTGTGAAAAGCCCACACAATGAATCAAAAAGCTACAGCATGTATTAAATATCTAACTGGCCGTACTAATGGAGCCAGGAAGAATTGCTTCTGAACATTAGTCTCATTTTGGTTGACCCTCTTCATTGTCTTTTGTGTGCATCCAGATAACTAAAGATGATTCGATTGACTTTGACTACTCGGTTGTACTACATGAAATTCCAACACAGGTACAAAAACACATATTGTCTGAAATCTCTTTTCATCAACAAAAAAGACAATGTAGAGATAACCTTGGTTTTGTCTGCTCTCCAGGAAATGATTTCATGCCACCTCCGTGTCATTTGGACTCCTGGTCATCCCCTGAAAGTGAAGTACTTCTGCTTGTCAGAGAATCAATGGTCAGAATCTGGAGAAGGATCTGGAACAGAATCTGGGTCTACTAATGGAATTTTCAATGAGAAagaagcaaatatttaaaaagattaaTGTTGGCTTTTATATAAagatttgaaatggaaaaaaatattgcattaaTAGTTCCAATCAGTATTGTGATAACTCTTCTACACAAACTGTATTGCAATGAATTCGAAGCCTTTTAACTAGTCAACCTTCACCAAAAATAAATCTCTgtagaattttttaaatgaaagaaatcaCACATTATATCTATCTACCTAAAAATGttcttataaaataaatatatacacacacacccctgattTTATTTCACTAAGTTACTTAGTTGTAACTCAGAATGTGAACAAAGTTAATATATTTGGATGAAAGTCTTGAGAAAAGTGTTAATTTTCCATCTCCgtaagaaaaatatttgtctactaattttttaaatttttgaacaGAAATATGATGTTAGCTTTTAATTTATATCTACAGTAAAATAAATACCATTACATTTGGAGgaagttgtgttttatttttgcatgaCACTGCTGATTCATTCCTTATCCTCAGCAACTCCACGCAATCTCCATTGTGGGCATTGGTTCCAAATCCATGGCCATTACAGGCTGCAGACCAGCCTAGGCAGCACTTCTGGAAAGAGCAGCAGGCAAGGCAGAGAAAACATTCTCTATCACAAACTAAAATAAACATAAGCCAAGAAGAAGAACCTGGTGTATTCCACTGTTCTGTGACCACAACATTTTTAGTGCACAAGCTACTCCTTGACACAAAATTGTGCTCCATTAtctaagatttcatttaaaaaaaaaaagtttctagccctcatggttaggAAGGCAACTGTAAAAATAAGGACAGAGCAAAAACTGATGTAGTGTCATCTTCCTCAGCGTGCAGACAGCCTGGAACAATTTGCTTGGAGAAGTACaaatttttcagaagaaaaatgaGGACAAAGACCCAGGATGGTCATTCCTAGTCTATTTTTGTTTACAATATGCACAGAGTTCCTGTTATTACCTTGAACAAAGATAGATAGAACAAAAAAAGCTTTGTACAGATGTATCCCCACAGCAGGGCTCcagcaaacattttcaatttaCCCAGCTAGTACTCTCAGACTGTCTTTTCTACTGCTGCCTTTTTGCCCCATCCCATACATATTAAAGTCCTTTTGTAAAAACATTCATAGTTTTTCACTCAAAATTCCTTGCCCTAAGCCACGTGTTCTAGGTTTAGGGCAATTGGGGTGTCCCCTCACCTCCAACTCTTAAATCTATGCCAATCTATCTGGGATTGTCTTAATACCaaggaaaacagcatttttactTATAACAAGTTAAAGGAATTCCTTGCAATAGGTGAACTACTATGGTCTAAATTCTCAGCTAAATTCTCCCAGTCAAATGTTTTAATCAGAGTCATCAAGCTCAGTCtgtatgcggggggggggggggggggggggggggggggggggggggggggggggagggggggggcaacTTAAATAACAGTATTTCAATCAGTAAGCCCAGATTCAACAAAgtatttattttcaaagcttTGCCACTTTAGAATGTTTTGGTCCTTTCTGTTCTTTCTCCCTGAGAGGACAGCTGCCTCACAAACCCATGAACAGCTGAAATTCACCCACCTGATGCAATGGACTATTCATTTACTGAAAGTAGGAGCACTGCCTCTTTTTCCATAAAAATTGAGATTGGTGACAGATACAAAGATAGAAGTGACCCCTCAAAATTCTTGAACAAACTAATGGTTACTACCCAAAGAGAAAACAATGGAGCGGTCTGGACTGTTACCGAAACTCCTTATTACAGGATGTGTTACCATGTTACAGATCCAACAAAACCTGTGCAAGACACCATCCTTCCCCACCAAACCACCAAAAATCTATAGGGTCTGATTCTTATTCACTCACGTAGGTTTAtattggtgtaattccactgacaaACATGGAGTTTCTCCAATTAACactagtgtgagatcagaattagggcCTAAATTCTATCTGACCGTTATTCTAAGGCCACTTGTATTGAGCAACCAGCTTTTGTCAGTCCCTTCAATAACCATATCACACTGTATTCCTGTAGAGAGATTTCTGACCTAAATTCAGGAAACTCTTGTGACCTTTACATTGATAAATCTGGGTCTATGTAagctatttgttaaaaaaaaaaaaaagtgatcctcTGATAAGAGGACAAAATGAGGGCCACAAATATATGGAAAATAAGTGACAATTACCCAGTTTTTACTTTCTCAAATATATCCTTATTACTTTTATGAGGGGGTTTATCTGTTTATGGCAAAGGAAGATCCTGCTAGAACAATTATTTTACTGGATTACAAAGGAATAAGCAATGTGTGGGGCACTTTTAAAGGCCAAATCCAGTTGATCTTATTCACaagagtactccagctgagaattGCTACATACACGAGCCGGGCAAGCAGGATTTGATCCTATGAGGTTTAGTGGGCATGGAGCTAGATGCATCTGTTTTGTGTCTATGTGCACCTGGCAAATCCTTGAAATTGTATTTGTTTAcaatagttatttaaaaataaccatcTTCGCTATCTTTTTGTGAATGCTAATGCAAAGCACGTCACTACAGTTCTGTTCTGTGTCTGGATAACCAGAACAAGGTGCCAGGAACGTTGTCCCAAAACGCTTTCTTGCTTTTGAACTtcacaccccatccccaccccatggCCTGTTAACTGAAAATCTGCAGAGAATGTTGTAAGCATAGCAGGAGTTGCAGTGGTCAGGGATGAACAAATGTGCATGTGAAAATcaaacgtttcagagtagcacccgtgttagtctgtatccgcaaaaagaaaaggagtacttgtggcaccttagagactaacaaatttatttgagcataagctttcgcgagctatgatgaagtgagctgtagctcacgaaagcttatgcttaaataaattggttagtctctaaggtgccacaagtactccttttctttttgtgaaaatcaAAGTTATTCTTTTGGTTAGGTAATAAAAACTCTAATTAAAGCACATGAACAATAGCCTGCCCAATTATAATAGCCTGGCTTTTACTCTGTGCAACCACCTAATGGGAACTAATTGATTCTGAGGATCACTGTTGATGCCAATTTCAATGGTAGATAAAACTACCTTCTTCAATATGAGATTTGAGGAAGAATTAGCacagcttgtttgtttgtttttgtctgtttgttttgcaGTCACAAAAAGATCCCATTGGAAAGGCAGAGAACCTGATGATAGGCAAGCAAATGAAATAGTAGCTAAATCCATAAAACATTACAGTTTATGAAGGATATTCACTTTAATTCTATTTAGGGCTGGTATAATCCTAAATCCTGGGCAGTTTTTTTCAAATTTGCTATAGTGGGCTCCTCTGTCCTGAGCAGCGCTGGTGAGCAGCAAACTGCATTAACAGATAAATTTGGCCAGTGGATTATTTATGACTTTGGAAGATCttacaattttgttttggaatcAGAGTAAAATAAATATCTATGTTCACTTCCTG is part of the Chelonia mydas isolate rCheMyd1 chromosome 9, rCheMyd1.pri.v2, whole genome shotgun sequence genome and harbors:
- the RARRES1 gene encoding retinoic acid receptor responder protein 1, whose amino-acid sequence is MQRRSAARLGPLLLLLLLPLAWGEGPSPPRADGELQVSNRLAGQAARVALHYLNYRLGSPSALRALGQVRKATLKTIPGIGHKYYLQFTTEDYKSSQNVGTCLATVFYLKRKPRPAVNINCTYTKDQKQTREDDYSFYKKMRQQTKPLIGNDIPDSYGNIEPALEPAWALAVAGSSYLMWEKSTENLGYFMAQVKNVKQWITKDDSIDFDYSVVLHEIPTQEMISCHLRVIWTPGHPLKVKYFCLSENQWSESGEGSGTESGSTNGIFNEKEANI